From Solidesulfovibrio carbinoliphilus subsp. oakridgensis, the proteins below share one genomic window:
- the dnaX gene encoding DNA polymerase III subunit gamma/tau, producing the protein MSTTSLTAKYRPQRFADVAGQEAVKRILSRAAAEDKIAPAYLFSGTRGVGKTTLARVLAKALNCETAPTAEPCNVCSQCRQITAGVSPDVIEIDAATHGKVDDARRLKEDVGYAPLNSRYKVFIIDEAHMLTMQAFNALLKTLEEPPARVTFILATTEPHKFPATIISRCQHFLFKRLAQPELEAHLGGLLDREAVPFESKAVSLIARRGAGSVRDSMSLLAQVLALGGAALTEADARSVLGLAGQDVFFGLIEAIHAMDGPAVVELLRQVLDKGLDIGFFLRELAGMWRNLFLLRQAGEKGLAVVNLPAEEAGIWLEWAGRFDAAHIHACWQMTLEGQRRVLTSLEPALSLELLLLNMAYLPRLLPLQNLGSCTVPPGRSGPAGAPGTPGAPGGSGGGGGASGPAGPRFSPSGSGPAPRRVDGPAPRPPQGAQMPSPAGAGQEPSPSAGPVSGVAERPTAAPAGPKTWDGFKRFAGKGGEIAGLKKARGVFAPEPEPGEVRIGCENAFHCGQLTQPEKFRQLQALVAEYFGPGVAVRVEAAGNADRMTPDDLRQYIDTRPEVRQAVSAFDAEIIERKPR; encoded by the coding sequence ATGAGCACCACCAGCCTTACCGCCAAATACCGGCCCCAGCGCTTCGCCGACGTGGCCGGCCAGGAGGCCGTCAAGCGGATCCTGTCCCGGGCCGCGGCCGAGGACAAGATCGCGCCGGCCTACCTTTTCAGCGGGACGCGCGGCGTCGGCAAGACGACGCTGGCCCGGGTGCTGGCCAAGGCGCTCAACTGCGAGACCGCGCCGACCGCCGAACCCTGCAACGTCTGCTCCCAATGCCGCCAGATCACGGCCGGGGTCTCTCCGGACGTGATCGAGATCGACGCCGCCACCCACGGCAAGGTCGACGACGCCAGACGCCTCAAGGAGGACGTGGGCTACGCGCCCTTAAACAGCCGCTACAAGGTCTTTATCATCGACGAGGCCCACATGCTGACCATGCAGGCCTTCAATGCGCTGTTAAAGACCCTGGAGGAGCCGCCGGCGCGGGTCACCTTCATCCTGGCCACCACCGAACCGCACAAGTTTCCGGCCACCATCATCAGCCGCTGCCAGCATTTCCTTTTCAAGCGTCTGGCCCAGCCCGAACTCGAAGCCCATTTGGGTGGCCTCCTCGACCGCGAGGCCGTGCCCTTCGAGTCCAAAGCCGTAAGCCTCATCGCCCGCCGGGGGGCGGGGAGCGTGCGCGATTCCATGTCGCTTCTGGCCCAGGTCCTGGCCCTTGGCGGCGCGGCCCTGACCGAGGCCGACGCCCGAAGCGTCCTCGGCCTGGCCGGGCAGGACGTCTTTTTCGGCCTCATCGAGGCCATCCACGCCATGGACGGTCCGGCCGTGGTGGAACTCTTGCGCCAGGTCCTTGACAAGGGCCTGGACATCGGTTTTTTCCTGCGCGAACTGGCCGGCATGTGGCGAAACCTCTTTCTTTTGCGCCAGGCCGGGGAAAAGGGCCTGGCCGTGGTCAACCTGCCGGCCGAGGAAGCCGGGATCTGGCTGGAATGGGCGGGCAGGTTCGACGCGGCCCACATCCACGCCTGCTGGCAGATGACCCTCGAGGGCCAGCGTCGGGTGCTGACGAGCCTGGAGCCGGCCCTGTCCCTGGAGCTCCTGCTTTTGAACATGGCCTATCTGCCGCGCCTCCTTCCCTTGCAGAACCTGGGCTCGTGCACCGTGCCGCCCGGCCGGTCCGGCCCGGCAGGAGCACCCGGGACACCGGGCGCTCCTGGAGGGAGCGGGGGAGGCGGTGGGGCGTCCGGCCCGGCGGGACCGCGTTTTTCCCCGTCCGGCTCCGGACCGGCGCCCCGGCGCGTTGACGGGCCGGCCCCGCGACCGCCCCAAGGGGCCCAAATGCCTTCGCCGGCCGGGGCCGGGCAAGAGCCTTCCCCGTCGGCCGGCCCCGTCTCCGGCGTGGCCGAGCGGCCGACGGCCGCGCCCGCCGGCCCGAAGACCTGGGACGGGTTCAAGCGGTTCGCCGGCAAGGGCGGGGAGATCGCGGGCCTTAAAAAGGCGCGCGGCGTGTTTGCGCCCGAACCGGAGCCCGGGGAAGTGCGGATCGGCTGCGAAAACGCCTTCCACTGCGGCCAGCTCACCCAGCCCGAGAAATTTCGCCAGCTCCAGGCCCTCGTGGCCGAATACTTCGGCCCGGGCGTGGCCGTGCGCGTGGAGGCGGCCGGAAACGCCGACCGGATGACCCCGGACGACCTCAGGCAGTACATCGACACCCGGCCCGAAGTGCGTCAGGCCGTGTCGGCCTTTGACGCCGAAATCATCGAACGAAAGCCCCGCTAG
- a CDS encoding glycerophosphodiester phosphodiesterase yields MWLAKQPIAHRGMYDRSGVPENSIPAFERCVAAGTPIELDVRLTRDGQVVVFHDAGLKRLCNVDALVTALSYQELAALKLLGSREKIPLLADVLAKVAGKVPLLVELKSQGRTGALERQVAAALAGYRGAYAVQSFTPWTVGWFRRNRPGMLRGQLTCTYDDRKDMHCINKYILKNMLYNILTKPLFLSVHKNMLHGSFLTRLRQSGLPVLVWTITDKREAAFCQQLGFNYIFDPCQCSVL; encoded by the coding sequence GTGTGGCTTGCAAAGCAGCCCATCGCCCACCGGGGCATGTACGACCGGAGCGGCGTGCCTGAAAATTCCATCCCGGCCTTTGAGCGGTGCGTCGCGGCCGGGACGCCCATTGAACTGGATGTCCGCCTCACCAGGGACGGGCAGGTGGTCGTTTTCCATGACGCCGGCCTGAAACGGCTCTGCAACGTGGACGCGTTGGTGACGGCCCTGTCTTATCAGGAACTCGCGGCCCTCAAGCTGCTTGGCTCCCGGGAGAAGATTCCGCTTCTGGCCGATGTCCTGGCCAAGGTGGCCGGAAAAGTGCCTCTTCTGGTGGAACTCAAAAGCCAGGGAAGGACCGGAGCCCTGGAGCGGCAAGTGGCCGCCGCCCTGGCCGGCTACCGGGGGGCGTATGCGGTCCAGTCGTTTACCCCCTGGACCGTGGGCTGGTTCCGGCGAAACCGGCCGGGCATGCTGCGCGGACAGTTGACGTGTACGTATGACGACAGAAAAGACATGCATTGCATCAATAAGTATATCCTGAAAAACATGCTCTATAATATTTTGACAAAGCCACTCTTTCTTTCCGTTCACAAAAATATGTTGCACGGCTCTTTTCTCACACGCTTGCGGCAAAGCGGCCTTCCTGTCCTGGTCTGGACCATCACGGATAAACGGGAAGCGGCCTTTTGCCAGCAACTGGGTTTCAATTATATTTTTGATCCCTGTCAGTGTAGCGTTCTCTAG
- a CDS encoding YbaB/EbfC family nucleoid-associated protein, with protein MKGMNELVRQAQIMQKKMAKLQEELEVKTVEGSAGGGMVTAVVSGSNELKSIVIDKTVVDPNDVEMLQDLILAAVNDGLKKAKAMMEAEMGQVTGGIKVPGLF; from the coding sequence ATGAAAGGAATGAATGAATTGGTGCGCCAAGCCCAAATCATGCAAAAGAAAATGGCCAAACTTCAAGAAGAGCTTGAAGTGAAGACGGTCGAGGGATCGGCCGGCGGCGGCATGGTCACGGCGGTTGTTTCCGGGTCCAACGAGCTCAAGTCCATTGTCATCGACAAGACGGTAGTGGACCCGAACGACGTGGAGATGCTCCAGGACCTGATCCTGGCTGCGGTCAATGACGGCCTCAAAAAGGCCAAGGCCATGATGGAGGCCGAGATGGGGCAGGTGACCGGCGGCATCAAGGTGCCCGGCCTGTTCTAG